In the Phaseolus vulgaris cultivar G19833 chromosome 7, P. vulgaris v2.0, whole genome shotgun sequence genome, one interval contains:
- the LOC137827595 gene encoding acylamino-acid-releasing enzyme-like isoform X2, producing the protein MFAVSQPDLLTNRRRTSIMSCNILKERDSSVKFLWAPFPIEMSGVSLIVPSPSGSKLLVVRNSENEGPCCFQIWSSSRMEKEFLIPQSLHGSVYNDGWFEGVSWNMNELCIAYVAEEPSPAKPTFNGLGGYKIGGCADKDSGYWKCQGDWEEDWGETYVGKRQPALFVIDINSGEVQEVKGIDKSLSIGQVVWAPFTEGSEQYLVFVGWSSKPRKLGIKYCSNRPCALYAVRVRALHHESKSNEPVLQSTEEFHALNLTQTISSAFFPRFSPDGKFLVFLSARSAVDSGVHNATNSLHRIDWPTDGKPFQSSKIYDIIPVVTCAEDGCFPGLYCTTIHSNPWLSDNCTMIISSIWHSSEVLISVNVLSGEILHISPADSNFSWNLLTMDGNNIVAISSSPVDVAQIKYGMAIEKETNTTTWSWSNISSPIFRSSDKVRSLLSCLQCSILRISVKDAHDGQTKGATKPFEAIFVSSKTNSKIEFDPLIVILHGGPQDVSLSYFSKYYAFLSSVGYSLLIVNYRGSLGFGEEALQSLPENVGSQDVNDVLSAIDHVINLGLASPSKITVMGISHGGFLTTHLIGQAPDKFVAAAAINPVCNLALMIGTTDIPDWCYVEACGTKARNCFTEPPSPEDLTLFYRKSPISHVSKVKAPTLFLLGAQDVRVPNFDGLQYGRALKEKGVDVKIIMFENDVHALKRPQSDFESFLNIGVWFNKYCKYGASESQESKD; encoded by the exons ATGTTTGCTGTTTCCCAACCAGATCTTTTAACAAACAGGAGGAGGACATCCATCATGTCCTGTAACATTCTAAAAGAAAGGGACAGTTCTGTGAAGTTTCTGTGGGCTCCGTTTCCAATAGAGATGTCTGGCGTGTCTTTGATTGTTCCATCACCGTCTGGCTCAAAACTCTTAGTGGTTCGAAATTCAGAGAATGAAGGTCCTTGTTGCTTTCAGATTTGGAGCTCTTCTCGAATGGAGAAAGAGTTCCTTATTCCTCAATCACTGCATGGCTCAGTATACAATGATGGATG GTTTGAGGGTGTCTCGTGGAACATGAATGAACTATGTATAGCATATGTAGCAGAAGAGCCCTCTCCTGCAAAGCCCACATTTAATGGTTTGGGGGGCTACAAGATAGGTGGTTGTGCAGATAAAGATTCAGGATATTGGAAATGTCAAGGGGACTGGGAGGAGGACTGGGGAGAAACATATGTTGGAAAGAGACAGCCTGCACTATTTGTCATCGACATCAACAG CGGAGAGGTGCAAGAAGTCAAAGGAATTGACAAATCTTTGAGTATTGGCCAAGTTGTGTGGGCTCCATTTACTGAAGGCTCAGAACAATACCTTGTATTTGTTGGGTGGTCATCCAAGCCAAGAAAGCTTGGCATTAAGTACTGCTCTAACAGACCTTGCGCATTATATGCTGTTAGAGTAAGAGCACTGCATCATGAGTCAAAATCTAATGAACCAGTACTCCA GTCAACTGAAGAATTTCATGCGCTGAACCTTACTCAAACTATAAGCAGTGCATTCTTTCCACGGTTCAG CCCAGATGGAAAATTTCTTGTGTTTTTATCTGCAAGAAGTGCTGTGGACTCTGGAGTGCACAATGCTACAAATTCACTTCACAGAATTGATTGGCCAACTGATGGAAAACCGTTCCAATCTTCCAAAATTTACGACATT ATTCCTGTTGTGACGTGTGCTGAAGATGGTTGCTTCCCTGGGCTTTATTGTACCACTATTCATAGTAATCCTTGGTTATCTGACAACTGCACAATGATTATATCATCGATCTGGCACAGCAGTGAAGTTCTGATCTCTGTGAATGTGTTGAG TGGGGAAATATTACACATCAGCCCAGCAGATTCAAACTTCTCATGGAATCTTCTTACAATGGATGGGAACAATATTGTTGCCA TTTCCAGCAGTCCGGTTGATGTTGCTCAAATAAAGTATGGAATGGCCATTGAGAAGGAGACAAACACTACTACATGGAGTTGGTCAAATATATCCAGTCCCATATTCAGATCCTCTGACAAG GTTAGATCTTTGCTGTCCTGTCTCCAGTGTAGTATACTGAGGATCTCCGTCAAGGATGCTCATGATGGTCAAACAAAAG gTGCTACAAAACCTTTTGAAGCTATATTTGTGTCTTCTAAAACCAATAGCAAGATTGAATTTGATCCATTAATTGTGATCCTTCATGGAGGGCCCCAAGACGTCTCTTTGTCATACTTTTCTAAGTATTATGCTTTTCTATCTTCAGTTGGATACAGCTTGCTGATTGTAAATTACAG AGGTTCATTAGGATTTGGTGAGGAAGCATTGCAATCTCTTCCAGAGAATGTTGGGTCTCAG GATGTCAATGATGTTCTCTCTGCCATAGATCATGTCATCAACTTGGGTCTTGCTAGTCCATCTAAGATTACAGTAATGGGCATTTCACATGGTGGTTTTCTGACAACCCATTTGATTGGCCAG GCACCAGACAAGTTTGTAGCAGCTGCTGCAATCAATCCTGTTTGTAACCTTGCACTGATGATTGGAACAACAGATATCCCTGATTGGTGCTATGTAGAAGCTTGTGGAACCAAAGCCAGAAATTGCTTTACTGAACCACCTTCCCCAGAAGATTTGACTCTCTTTTATAGGAAGTCTCCTATTTCACACGTCTCTAAG GTAAAAGCACCAACATTGTTCCTATTAGGTGCCCAAGATGTTCGTGTTCCAAATTTTGATGGGTTGCAA TATGGTCGGGCCTTGAAGGAGAAAGGAGTAGATGTCAAAATCATTATGTTTGAAAATGATGTTCATGCACTCAAAAG GCCACAATCTGACTTTGAATCTTTCCTTAACATTGGGGTGTGGTTCAACAAGTACTGTAAATACGGGGCAAGTGAATCACAAGAATCAAAGGATTAG
- the LOC137827597 gene encoding photosynthetic NDH subunit of subcomplex B 5, chloroplastic-like, which yields MAVCSSLSLLPPIPSQPKTFSSSQTPLTKCHGIFTNTNTPPRFLLKAGFNEIEPDLNEDYREVYATNGIEADEFEYGIYDGHHTFNEGEQQKGTFWGSIMEEIAAAEPPTGFQGLMSWLFPPAIALGVYFNVPGEYLYIAAGIFIIVFCIIEMDKPDKPHHFEPHIYNMERGARDKLINDYNTMNIWEFNEKYGDLWDTTIQKDDITKR from the exons ATGGCAGTGTGTTCCTCACTCTCACTTCTCCCTCCCATCCCTTCTCAACCCAAAACATTCTCAAGTTCTCAAACACCACTCACCAAGTGCCATGGCATCTTCACCAACACTAACACCCCACCAAGGTTCTTGTTGAAGGCTGGTTTCAATGAGATAGAGCCTGACCTCAATGAAGATTATAGAGAAGTATATGCCACCAATGGAATTGAAGCT GATGAGTTTGAGTATGGAATTTATGATGGCCACCACACTTTCAATGAAGGAGAACAACAGAAAG GAACATTTTGGGGTTCAATTATGGAAGAGATAGCAGCAGCAGAACCCCCCACAGGATTCCAGG ggCTTATGTCATGGCTCTTCCCACCAGCCATTGCTCTTGGGGTGTACTTCAATGTTCCG GGGGAGTACTTATACATTGCAGCAGGCATATTTATCATCGTATTTTGCATTATTGAGATGGATAAACCTGATAAACCCCACCACTTTGAACCTCACATATACAATATGGAAAGAGGAGCTCGAGACAAGTTGATAAATGATTATAATACCATGAACATATGGGAATTCAATGAAAAATATGGTGACCTGTGGGATACTACTATCCAGAAGGATGACATAACCAAGAGATAA
- the LOC137827596 gene encoding serine/threonine receptor-like kinase NFP, which yields MNTKTKSTASTNKMAPLKLHHFLLLIFIFFFLLPSSHAQTPRQENNTGFTCTGTRSCAAYAFYRASAPDFLDLAAVGDLFEVSRLMIAAPSNISSASSALVQDQPLFVPLSCSCNSVNATFGSLSYANISYVIQPNDTFFTVSTFKFNNLTTYPSVETVNPTLVATNLSIGQVTIFPVFCKCPDTNNTNYMISYVVQPEDNISSIASTFGVQEQAIIDVNNDTLYDYDTIFIPVEQLPSLSQPAVAPAAPPSGNGSESGSGRDRTGTVRGLGIGLGLVGLLLILVSGVWVWREFVMKKRLGVKDEEEEGGRKKVYSGGKEGQKGGLDVNLMANVSDCLDKYRVFEVEELVEATDGFDKRSLIEGSVYRGKIDGELFAIKKMKWNAYEELKILQKVNHGNLVKLEGFCIDPEEANCYLVYEYVENGSLYSWLHEEKKEKLNWKTRLRIAIDIANGLQYIHEHTRPRVVHKDIKSSNILLDYNKRAKIANFGLAKSGMNAITMHIVGTQGYIAPEYLADGVVSTKMDVFSFGVVLLELISGKEAIDKEGNLLWASAIRTFEVESEQEKVRRLREWLDKDILRETCPMESLMGVLTVAIACLQKEQSKRPSIMDIVYALCKSEDLGFDISDGGIGSPRVVAR from the exons ATGAACACCAAAACAAAATCAACCGCCAGCACAAACAAGATGGCACCCCTCAAACTGCATCACTTCCTCCTTCTcatattcatcttcttcttcttgctcCCTTCTTCCCACGCCCAAACGCCACGTCAGGAGAACAACACGGGCTTCACGTGCACGGGCACCCGCTCCTGCGCCGCCTACGCCTTCTACCGCGCCTCCGCTCCCGACTTCCTGGACCTGGCCGCCGTCGGCGACCTCTTCGAGGTGAGCCGCCTCATGATAGCCGCGCCGAGCAACATCTCCTCCGCGTCCTCCGCCCTGGTCCAAGACCAGCCCCTCTTCGTCCCCTTGAGCTGCTCCTGCAACTCCGTGAATGCCACCTTCGGGTCCCTCTCCTACGCCAACATCTCCTACGTCATCCAACCCAACGACACCTTCTTCACCGTCTCCACCTTCAAGTTCAACAACCTCACCACCTACCCTTCCGTCGAAACCGTCAACCCCACCTTGGTCGCCACCAACCTCTCCATCGGCCAAGTCACCATCTTCCCTGTCTTCTGCAAATGCCCCGACACCAACAACACCAATTACATGATCTCGTACGTTGTGCAGCCCGAGGACAACATCTCCTCCATTGCCTCAACTTTTGGGGTTCAGGAACAAGCTATAATTGACGTCAACAACGACACACTCTATGATTATGACACCATTTTCATCCCGGTGGAGCAGCTTCCGTCTCTGTCGCAGCCTGCGGTGGCTCCAGCTGCGCCGCCTAGTGGGAATGGGAGTGAGAGTGGGAGTGGGAGGGATAGGACGGGGACTGTTAGAGGGTTGGGGATTGGGTTGGGGTTGGTGGGGTTGTTGTTGATATTGGTGAGTGGGGTGTGGGTGTGGAGAGAGTTTGTGATGAAGAAGAGGTTAGGAGTgaaggatgaggaagaggaggGAGGGAGGAAGAAGGTGTATTCGGGAGGGAAAGAGGGGCAGAAAGGTGGTTTGGATGTGAACCTCATGGCAAATGTGTCGGATTGTTTGGACAAGTATAGAGTTTTTGAGGTTGAGGAACTGGTGGAGGCCACTGATGGATTTGATAAGAGGTCCTTGATCGAGGGATCCGTTTACAGAGGAAAGATTGATGGGGAGCTCTTTGCCATCAAGAAGATGAAATGGAATGCCTATGAGGAACTCAAGATCTTGCAGAAG GTAAACCATGGGAATCTGGTGAAATTGGAGGGATTCTGCATAGACCCAGAAGAAGCAAACTGCTATCTAGTCTATGAATATGTGGAGAATGGATCTCTATACTCGTGGTTGCACGAGGAGAAAAAGGAAAAGTTGAACTGGAAAACAAGGCTAAGAATAGCCATTGACATTGCCAATGGCCTCCAATACATCCACGAGCACACGAGGCCACGAGTTGTGCACAAAGACATCAAGAGCAGCAACATTCTCTTGGACTACAACAAGAGAGCAAAAATTGCAAATTTTGGGCTTGCAAAGTCTGGAATGAATGCCATCACCATGCACATTGTGGGAACACAGGGCTACATTGCCCCTGAATATCTGGCTGATGGTGTGGTCTCCACAAAGATGGATGTGTTCTCTTTTGGGGTTGTGTTACTTGAACTGATTTCTGGGAAGGAAGCCATCGATAAGGAGGGAAATCTGTTGTGGGCAAGTGCCATCAGAACATTTGAAGTGGAGAGTGAGCAAGAGAAGGTTAGAAGACTGAGGGAATGGTTGGATAAGGATATTTTAAGGGAGACATGCCCAATGGAAAGTTTGATGGGTGTTCTCACAGTTGCAATTGCTTGCTTGCAAAAAGAGCAATCTAAGAGGCCCAGCATAATGGACATTGTCTATGCACTGTGTAAAAGTGAAGATTTGGGCTTTGACATCTCAGATGGTGGGATTGGCTCACCAAGGGTGGTGGCTAGGTAG
- the LOC137827595 gene encoding acylamino-acid-releasing enzyme-like isoform X1: MHKEAEDDYAYLSNLLQEFTSIPNIDKAWLFGSPGLQLQGMFAVSQPDLLTNRRRTSIMSCNILKERDSSVKFLWAPFPIEMSGVSLIVPSPSGSKLLVVRNSENEGPCCFQIWSSSRMEKEFLIPQSLHGSVYNDGWFEGVSWNMNELCIAYVAEEPSPAKPTFNGLGGYKIGGCADKDSGYWKCQGDWEEDWGETYVGKRQPALFVIDINSGEVQEVKGIDKSLSIGQVVWAPFTEGSEQYLVFVGWSSKPRKLGIKYCSNRPCALYAVRVRALHHESKSNEPVLQSTEEFHALNLTQTISSAFFPRFSPDGKFLVFLSARSAVDSGVHNATNSLHRIDWPTDGKPFQSSKIYDIIPVVTCAEDGCFPGLYCTTIHSNPWLSDNCTMIISSIWHSSEVLISVNVLSGEILHISPADSNFSWNLLTMDGNNIVAISSSPVDVAQIKYGMAIEKETNTTTWSWSNISSPIFRSSDKVRSLLSCLQCSILRISVKDAHDGQTKGATKPFEAIFVSSKTNSKIEFDPLIVILHGGPQDVSLSYFSKYYAFLSSVGYSLLIVNYRGSLGFGEEALQSLPENVGSQDVNDVLSAIDHVINLGLASPSKITVMGISHGGFLTTHLIGQAPDKFVAAAAINPVCNLALMIGTTDIPDWCYVEACGTKARNCFTEPPSPEDLTLFYRKSPISHVSKVKAPTLFLLGAQDVRVPNFDGLQYGRALKEKGVDVKIIMFENDVHALKRPQSDFESFLNIGVWFNKYCKYGASESQESKD; encoded by the exons ATGCATAAGGAAGCTGAGGATGACTATGCTTACCTTTCTAACTTACTTCAAGAGTTCACCAGTATTCCCAACATTGACAAGGCATGGCTTTTTGGTT CTCCAGGCTTGCAGTTGCAAGGAATGTTTGCTGTTTCCCAACCAGATCTTTTAACAAACAGGAGGAGGACATCCATCATGTCCTGTAACATTCTAAAAGAAAGGGACAGTTCTGTGAAGTTTCTGTGGGCTCCGTTTCCAATAGAGATGTCTGGCGTGTCTTTGATTGTTCCATCACCGTCTGGCTCAAAACTCTTAGTGGTTCGAAATTCAGAGAATGAAGGTCCTTGTTGCTTTCAGATTTGGAGCTCTTCTCGAATGGAGAAAGAGTTCCTTATTCCTCAATCACTGCATGGCTCAGTATACAATGATGGATG GTTTGAGGGTGTCTCGTGGAACATGAATGAACTATGTATAGCATATGTAGCAGAAGAGCCCTCTCCTGCAAAGCCCACATTTAATGGTTTGGGGGGCTACAAGATAGGTGGTTGTGCAGATAAAGATTCAGGATATTGGAAATGTCAAGGGGACTGGGAGGAGGACTGGGGAGAAACATATGTTGGAAAGAGACAGCCTGCACTATTTGTCATCGACATCAACAG CGGAGAGGTGCAAGAAGTCAAAGGAATTGACAAATCTTTGAGTATTGGCCAAGTTGTGTGGGCTCCATTTACTGAAGGCTCAGAACAATACCTTGTATTTGTTGGGTGGTCATCCAAGCCAAGAAAGCTTGGCATTAAGTACTGCTCTAACAGACCTTGCGCATTATATGCTGTTAGAGTAAGAGCACTGCATCATGAGTCAAAATCTAATGAACCAGTACTCCA GTCAACTGAAGAATTTCATGCGCTGAACCTTACTCAAACTATAAGCAGTGCATTCTTTCCACGGTTCAG CCCAGATGGAAAATTTCTTGTGTTTTTATCTGCAAGAAGTGCTGTGGACTCTGGAGTGCACAATGCTACAAATTCACTTCACAGAATTGATTGGCCAACTGATGGAAAACCGTTCCAATCTTCCAAAATTTACGACATT ATTCCTGTTGTGACGTGTGCTGAAGATGGTTGCTTCCCTGGGCTTTATTGTACCACTATTCATAGTAATCCTTGGTTATCTGACAACTGCACAATGATTATATCATCGATCTGGCACAGCAGTGAAGTTCTGATCTCTGTGAATGTGTTGAG TGGGGAAATATTACACATCAGCCCAGCAGATTCAAACTTCTCATGGAATCTTCTTACAATGGATGGGAACAATATTGTTGCCA TTTCCAGCAGTCCGGTTGATGTTGCTCAAATAAAGTATGGAATGGCCATTGAGAAGGAGACAAACACTACTACATGGAGTTGGTCAAATATATCCAGTCCCATATTCAGATCCTCTGACAAG GTTAGATCTTTGCTGTCCTGTCTCCAGTGTAGTATACTGAGGATCTCCGTCAAGGATGCTCATGATGGTCAAACAAAAG gTGCTACAAAACCTTTTGAAGCTATATTTGTGTCTTCTAAAACCAATAGCAAGATTGAATTTGATCCATTAATTGTGATCCTTCATGGAGGGCCCCAAGACGTCTCTTTGTCATACTTTTCTAAGTATTATGCTTTTCTATCTTCAGTTGGATACAGCTTGCTGATTGTAAATTACAG AGGTTCATTAGGATTTGGTGAGGAAGCATTGCAATCTCTTCCAGAGAATGTTGGGTCTCAG GATGTCAATGATGTTCTCTCTGCCATAGATCATGTCATCAACTTGGGTCTTGCTAGTCCATCTAAGATTACAGTAATGGGCATTTCACATGGTGGTTTTCTGACAACCCATTTGATTGGCCAG GCACCAGACAAGTTTGTAGCAGCTGCTGCAATCAATCCTGTTTGTAACCTTGCACTGATGATTGGAACAACAGATATCCCTGATTGGTGCTATGTAGAAGCTTGTGGAACCAAAGCCAGAAATTGCTTTACTGAACCACCTTCCCCAGAAGATTTGACTCTCTTTTATAGGAAGTCTCCTATTTCACACGTCTCTAAG GTAAAAGCACCAACATTGTTCCTATTAGGTGCCCAAGATGTTCGTGTTCCAAATTTTGATGGGTTGCAA TATGGTCGGGCCTTGAAGGAGAAAGGAGTAGATGTCAAAATCATTATGTTTGAAAATGATGTTCATGCACTCAAAAG GCCACAATCTGACTTTGAATCTTTCCTTAACATTGGGGTGTGGTTCAACAAGTACTGTAAATACGGGGCAAGTGAATCACAAGAATCAAAGGATTAG
- the LOC137827602 gene encoding auxin-induced protein 22B, protein MVFESDLNLKATELRLGLPGTEEKEDKNLHAHVVVRNNKRQVRETSQDSVSISKASHHQQRVDTLSAPPPKAKIVGWPPIRSYRKNSVQEGEGDGIYVKVSMDGAPYLRKIDLKVYRGYPELLKALETMFKLAIGDYSEREGYKGSEYAPTYEDKDGDWMLVGDVPWDMFVISCKRLRIMKGSEARGLGCGV, encoded by the exons ATGGTATTTGAGAGTGATCTGAACCTGAAGGCAACAGAACTTCGATTGGGGTTGCCAGGGACAGAGGAAAAGGAAGACAAAAACCTGCATGCACATGTTGTTGTTAGAAACAACAAAAGGCAAGTGCGTGAAACTTCTCAAGACTCTGTTTCCATCTCCAAGGCCTCACATCACCAACAACGTGTGGACACTCTTTCAGCCCCTCCACCCAA GGCAAAGATAGTGGGGTGGCCTCCAATCAGATCCTACAGGAAGAACAGTGTGCAGGAGGGTGAGGGGGATGGGATCTATGTGAAAGTGAGCATGGATGGAGCACCTTATCTCAGAAAGATTGATTTGAAAGTCTACAGGGGCTATCCAGAACTACTCAAAGCTTTAGAAACCATGTTCAAGTTGGCTATAG GTGACTACTCTGAAAGAGAGGGTTATAAGGGGTCTGAATATGCTCCTACATATGAGGACAAGGATGGTGACTGGATGCTAGTTGGAGATGTTCCATGGGA cATGTTTGTGATTTCTTGCAAAAGGCTAAGAATCATGAAAGGCTCGGAAGCAAGAGGGCTGGGTTGTGGTGTATGA
- the LOC137827603 gene encoding pentatricopeptide repeat-containing protein At1g80270, mitochondrial-like translates to MWTLRRTSLRLRSQVLNAGPTRASSVNLVPTTWVENETAMHQSREITYARFLAADVLCGMDCASLNFAVGWRELSSQAGASSTKEDDGEVEGGSNDESDADLSDADENDEKLHDELELSDAETDPTKKKSPGRQTQSELFKAIVNAPGLSIDSALNKWVEQGKELSRKEIMLAMRNLRKRKMYGRAFQLFQWLESNKKLEFVESDYASKLDLIAKLRGHQKAEKYIESVPQSFRGELLYRTLLANCASQNNLVATERIFNKMKDLDLPLTSFTCNQLLMLYRKLDKKRIADVLLMMEKENVKPCLFTYRILVDTKGRSNDIAGMEQVLETMKAEGFEPDLQLQAILARHYTSAGLNEKAEAILKEIEGENLKQNQWACATLIRLYADLGKADEVERIWKVCESKPRVDDCLAAVEALGKLKKIEEAEAIFEMASKKWKLNAKNCSVLLTIYANNKMLEKGKDLIKRMSDKGLEIGPLTWNALVKLYIQAGEVEKADSILQKAIQRYGLQPMFSTYMAILEQYAKRGDVHNSEKIFQGMRKSGYTSRLSQFQTLIQAYINAKVPAYGIRERMKADNIFPNKSVASQLLLVEAFKKNAISDLLD, encoded by the exons ATGTGGACACTTCGTCGAACTTCTCTTCGTCTCAG GAGCCAAGTGCTTAATGCGGGACCTACCCGTGCTTCTTCTGTCAATTTAGTGCCAACCACTTGGGTTGAAAATGAGACTGCTATGCACCAGTCTCGTGAAATCACCTACGCTAGATTTCTGGCAGCTGATGTGCTTTGCGGCATGGACTGTGCTTCCCTGAATTTTGCTGTGGGCTGGCGCGAGCTTTCCTCACAAGCCGGCGCTAGCAGCACGAAAGAGGATGATGGTGAGGTGGAGGGTGGGAGTAATGATGAATCTGACGCTGACTTGTCTGATGCGGATGAAAATGATGAAAAACTACATGATGAGCTGGAGTTATCTGATGCTGAGACTGATCCAACCAAGAAAAAATCACCAGGTAGACAGACTCAATCGGAACTATTCAAGGCAATTGTAAATGCTCCTGGTTTGTCCATTGATTCTGCTCTCAATAAGTGGGTCGAACAAGGGAAAGAACTAAGTCGGAAGGAGATCATGTTGGCTATGCGCAATCTGCGGAAGCGTAAAATGTATGGGAGGGCTTTCCAG CTCTTTCAGTGGTTAGAGTCGAACAAGAAGCTTGAATTTGTGGAGAGTGATTATGCTTCTAAACTTGATTTAATTGCCAAGTTACGTGGCCACCAAAAGGCAGAGAAATACATCGAGAGTGTTCCACAATCTTTTAGAGGTGAGCTATTATACCGGACGCTACTGGCTAACTGCGCTAGTCAGAACAATTTGGTGGCAACAGagagaatattcaacaaaatgaAGGACTTGGATTTACCACTTACATCATTTACTTGTAACCAGTTGCTGATGTTGTACAGGAAGTTGGACAAGAAGAGAATAGCTGATGTGTTACTAATGATGGAAAAAGAGAATGTCAAACCTTGTCTCTTTACTTACAGGATCTTAGTAGACACGAAGGGCCGCTCCAATGATATTGCTGGAATGGAGCAAGTATTGGAGACAATGAAGGCAGAAGGGTTTGAACCAGATCTCCAACTTCAGGCAATCTTGGCTAGGCATTACACCTCAGCTGGGCTTAATGAAAAAGCTGAAGCTATTCTGAAGGAGATTGAAGGTGAAAACTTGAAACAAAATCAGTGGGCATGTGCAACATTAATTCGTCTGTATGCAGACCTGGGAAAGGCCGACGAAGTGGAGAGAATTTGGAAGGTCTGTGAATCAAAGCCTCGGGTTGATGACTGCTTAGCTGCAGTTGAAGCTTTGGGAAAGTTAAAGAAAATTGAAGAAGCTGAAGCAATTTTTGAGATGGCGTCAAAGAAATGGAAACTTAATGCCAAGAACTGCTCAGTTCTTCTGACAATTTACGCAAATAATAAGATGCTAGAGAAGGGTAAGGATCTTATTAAGCGAATGTCAGATAAGGGATTGGAAATAGGCCCATTGACCTGGAATGCACTAGTGAAACTGTATATCCAAGCAGGTGAAGTCGAAAAGGCAGACTCTATTTTGCAGAAGGCAATCCAACGGTATGGGTTGCAACCAATGTTTAGCACCTATATGGCTATTTTAGAGCAGTATGCAAAGAGGGGTGACGTCCATAACTCGGAGAAGATTTTCCAGGGAATGAGAAAGTCTGGTTATACGTCTCGATTAAGTCAGTTCCAAACTCTGATACAAGCATATATAAACGCCAAGGTTCCAGCCTATGGCATTAGAGAGAGGATGAAAGCTGATAACATATTTCCCAACAAATCAGTGGCTAGCCAGTTGCTTCTAGTTGAAGCATTTAAGAAAAATGCAATTTCCGATTTACTTGATTGA